In a genomic window of Curtobacterium flaccumfaciens pv. betae:
- a CDS encoding MFS transporter, whose amino-acid sequence MAGRHRLALFATSTVTGFGIATWITRTPAIRDELGASIEAMGLVLLGLSIGSMIGILGAGALVRRLGNRPLILLGGALPVVGMVLVALLAPAQVAAGVWVGLFLIGFGAGVAEIGLNVEAAAVERQIGRPVVPVLHACFSLGSVVGGVVGIAMTAAGTPVRVHLLVGAAVMAALAVFAALNLRPVPRETPTDAPAVARGTRRGARRSVLTVQLAMIAVITLAMAFAEGAASDWLPLLMTTDHDAPESVGSLVFTGFALAMLIGRAAGTPLVARFGRAPVVRVCAAVGAVGVLLVVLSPSPVVTAAAAGVWGLGIALGFPLSISAAGDHPTDGDRRVSVVATAGYIAFLVGPPLLGFVGEHLGLQTAMLVPLVLLVAAFVVAPATRGRDTGRTIEPAEPARRPSGR is encoded by the coding sequence ATGGCCGGGCGGCATCGACTCGCACTCTTCGCCACGTCGACGGTGACCGGGTTCGGGATCGCGACGTGGATCACCCGGACGCCCGCGATCCGCGACGAGCTCGGTGCCTCGATCGAGGCGATGGGCCTCGTCCTGCTCGGGCTGTCGATCGGGTCGATGATCGGGATCCTCGGCGCCGGAGCCCTGGTGCGGCGGCTCGGCAACCGCCCGCTCATCCTGCTCGGGGGCGCGCTGCCCGTCGTCGGCATGGTGCTCGTCGCGCTGCTCGCCCCGGCGCAGGTCGCCGCCGGGGTCTGGGTCGGGCTGTTCCTGATCGGCTTCGGGGCGGGAGTCGCCGAGATCGGGCTGAACGTCGAGGCCGCCGCGGTCGAACGGCAGATCGGGCGACCGGTCGTGCCGGTGCTGCACGCCTGCTTCAGCCTCGGCAGCGTGGTCGGTGGGGTCGTCGGCATCGCCATGACGGCGGCGGGGACCCCGGTCCGGGTGCACCTGCTCGTCGGCGCCGCGGTGATGGCCGCGCTGGCGGTGTTCGCTGCGCTGAACCTGCGGCCGGTGCCCCGTGAGACACCGACCGATGCGCCTGCCGTTGCCCGCGGCACCCGTCGGGGAGCCCGCCGCTCCGTCCTCACCGTGCAGCTCGCCATGATCGCCGTGATCACCCTGGCGATGGCCTTCGCCGAGGGTGCCGCGAGCGACTGGCTCCCGCTGCTGATGACCACCGACCACGACGCCCCCGAGTCCGTCGGGTCCCTCGTGTTCACCGGGTTCGCCCTCGCCATGCTCATCGGTCGTGCGGCCGGCACCCCGCTCGTCGCCCGGTTCGGTCGCGCCCCGGTCGTCCGGGTCTGTGCCGCGGTCGGTGCGGTGGGGGTCCTGCTCGTCGTGCTGTCACCGAGTCCGGTCGTCACCGCGGCGGCCGCCGGCGTCTGGGGGCTCGGCATCGCCCTCGGGTTCCCGCTGTCGATCTCCGCCGCGGGCGACCACCCCACCGACGGCGACCGCCGGGTGTCGGTGGTGGCCACGGCCGGGTACATCGCGTTCCTGGTGGGGCCGCCGCTGCTCGGCTTCGTCGGGGAGCACCTCGGCCTGCAGACGGCGATGCTCGTGCCCCTGGTCCTGCTGGTCGCGGCGTTCGTGGTCGCCCCGGCGACGCGGGGACGGGACACCGGGCGGACGATCGAGCCGGCGGAACCGGCGCGTCGGCCGTCCGGTCGGTAG
- a CDS encoding MSMEG_4193 family putative phosphomutase: MATVLLVRHGRTTANATGVLAGRTAGVRLDAVGRTQAERTAERIAAVPVVAVVSSPLERCRQTARAILDRQTDRPAGPPASLIERAITEADYGEWQGRRLADLAKEPLWRTVQANPSAVVFPGGESMQTMQSRAVAAVRRIDAEVEAEHGPGAVWVAVSHGDIIKSVLADAFGMHLDLFQRIGVGPASVSVVRYGEHRPEVVATNTESGDLSWLRTAPAPSGDAAVGGGAGNPAPDAPAGPARP; the protein is encoded by the coding sequence ATGGCGACCGTCCTCCTCGTCCGTCACGGACGCACCACCGCGAACGCCACCGGCGTCCTGGCCGGACGCACCGCGGGCGTGCGACTCGACGCCGTCGGCCGCACCCAGGCCGAGCGGACCGCGGAGCGCATCGCCGCGGTGCCCGTCGTCGCCGTGGTGTCGAGTCCGCTCGAGCGCTGCCGGCAGACCGCCCGCGCGATCCTGGACAGACAGACCGACCGGCCGGCCGGGCCACCCGCCTCGCTGATCGAGCGGGCCATCACCGAGGCCGACTACGGGGAGTGGCAGGGCCGGAGGCTCGCCGACCTGGCGAAGGAGCCCCTCTGGCGCACGGTGCAGGCGAACCCGAGCGCCGTCGTGTTCCCCGGTGGTGAGTCCATGCAGACGATGCAGTCCCGGGCCGTCGCGGCCGTTCGTCGCATCGACGCCGAGGTCGAGGCGGAGCACGGACCCGGTGCCGTCTGGGTCGCGGTGAGCCACGGCGACATCATCAAGAGCGTCCTCGCCGACGCGTTCGGCATGCACCTGGACCTGTTCCAGCGCATCGGCGTCGGCCCGGCCTCGGTGTCCGTCGTGCGCTACGGCGAGCACCGCCCCGAGGTCGTCGCGACGAACACCGAGTCCGGTGACCTGTCCTGGCTGCGCACCGCCCCGGCACCCAGCGGGGACGCCGCGGTCGGCGGCGGCGCGGGCAACCCGGCACCCGACGCGCCCGCGGGTCCTGCCCGACCCTGA